In Candidatus Tanganyikabacteria bacterium, the DNA window CTCGGCCGAGAAGTACGCGATGTGCTGATCCTTGAGGTCGGGGAAGCGCGTGTTGAACCATGTGCTGGGCTGGGCCATGTAGGAATCGAAGCGCTCCAGCGCCCGATCCAGGCGACCCAGGTAGGCTTCGTCGTGGGCGGCGTGATCCAGGAGGTCCTGGGGCACAAGCGACAGGAACTTCACCGGGTTATGGTTGACGCGGTCCCACAGGACCGGGTCCAGATCCCGGAAGAGGTGACGGGCGTCCGCATTCCAGCTCCACCAGAGGTTGTAAGCGAGCTCGTCGAGCCGCGCCAGGCGCGCGGGGATGGCCGGAAAGACCGAGATTCGGCCGAGAAGCTTCACGTCGCAGGGCTCCTTGCAGGGGTGCTACCGATGGGGGGTGGCCCATTATAGCGGCCCCCGGCGTCAGTAAATCGTCACGGGCGTCCCCGCGCCGACCTCCCGGAAGAGCCTGGCCGCGTCCCGGTTGTGCATCCGGATGCAGCCGCGCGACACGTTGCCGCCGATGGACCAGGGCGCGTTCGTGCCGTGGATGCCGAAGCGCGTGCCCGAGCGATGCGTGACCGACAGGCCCAGCCACCAGTTGCCCAGGGGGTTGGAACGCACGCCTCCCGGTACGACGCGGCCCTTGTAGTTCCACGCCGGCTTGTGGGCCTTGCCGATGATGTGGAACCGGCCAGACGGGGTGGAGCCCCGGTGCTTGCCCACGCCCACCTTGAAGGTCTTGACGACCTGGCCGTCGCGGTAGAGGTAGAGCCGGTGGCTGGCGCGGCTGACCACGATCTGGGTATCCCCGGGGGCGGGCGGCGGC includes these proteins:
- a CDS encoding L,D-transpeptidase, which translates into the protein MVRQPSSATGSVHAAAAAPSPSGGNPGSPLLARTRGAPASSGSLTTASASLTTASGGSPLAASGSSLPAASGSALLAASGSASPSALAAAVPAVAAAEASVGTRKGESRRKRRRQRRLAAPAAEFYAPDTPPPAPGDTQIVVSRASHRLYLYRDGQVVKTFKVGVGKHRGSTPSGRFHIIGKAHKPAWNYKGRVVPGGVRSNPLGNWWLGLSVTHRSGTRFGIHGTNAPWSIGGNVSRGCIRMHNRDAARLFREVGAGTPVTIY